TAAAAGGGGGTGTTCTTTATTATGATGGGCAATTTCATGACGCACGAATGAATATAGCATTAATCAAAACTGCTTATAAGTTTGGTGCAAAGCCTTGTAATTATATAGAGGTTGTAAATCTAATTAAAAAGGGTGGCATGGTTGGTGGCGTAAAGGTAAAAGATGTATTAACAGGTGATACATTTGATATTAATGGTAAAGTTGTTGTTAATGCAACTGGCCCTTATTTAGATAATATCAGGAAGCTAGATGATCCTAACACAGAAGATATGTTAAAGGTTAGCTCAGGGATACATATTGTAATAGATGCTAGCTATACAAAAAAAGGGTTTGGCTTAATGATACCAAAAACAGAGGATGGTAGGGTATTATTTGTTTTGCCTTGGAATGGTAATACATTAGTTGGTACAACAGACGAGGAGGCAACACTAGAAGATCATCCAACTGTAAAGAAAAAAGATGTTAACTATCTTTTAAAGCACGTGAACAATTATTTTGATATGAAAATTACAGAAAAAGATATTAAGTCTAAGTGGAGTGGGTTAAGACCACTTGTAAAAGATCCTAACAAATCAGATACTGCAAAGCTCTCTAGGGATCATGTAATAGAAGCATCACCATCTGGTTTACTAACAATAGGGGGTGGAAAGTGGACAACCTATAGAAAGATGGCACAAGATTTAGTGGATAAGGCTATTGAGTATGCCCGTTTGACTCCACATAGTTATTGTTATACTGATAGGATCTTTGTTGATGGATATGATCCTGTAAATGAAGATTTAAAAAAACAAAGTTCTTACAATTTTCTTGATAAAAAGGAATTTGACTTTTTGTATAAAAGATATGGCTCTAATTTAAATAAAATTCTAGAATTAAATAATGGTCAATTAAATATGCTTTATGAGGATTATCCTATTTTTGAAGAAGAAATAAAATATCAAATTAGGGAAGAATTTGCCGCAAGAGCAGAGGATGTGATAATTAGGCGAACTATGTTAGCACTTGTTGATATTAATGGAGCAAAAGAGATAGCTGAAAAAGTTGTAGAGATTATGTCGGAAGAACTTAACTGGTCTAAAAGAAGAAAAGAAGAAGAGCAGAAGATTTTAGAAGATAGATTAAATATTTCAATTTAGATGCTATTTATT
This is a stretch of genomic DNA from Deferribacterota bacterium. It encodes these proteins:
- a CDS encoding FAD-dependent oxidoreductase; its protein translation is MNEIREKIKENLKRESFDLIVIGGGATGSGIALDAASRGLKTALVEKGDFSSGTSSRSTKLVHGGVRYLEDAVLHFDKTQYNLVRDALKERYNLLNNSKYLAWRLNLVTPLYKAYEMPYIYAGLSLYDVLSGKKRLGASRILGKRKIHSYNDCIKKEGLKGGVLYYDGQFHDARMNIALIKTAYKFGAKPCNYIEVVNLIKKGGMVGGVKVKDVLTGDTFDINGKVVVNATGPYLDNIRKLDDPNTEDMLKVSSGIHIVIDASYTKKGFGLMIPKTEDGRVLFVLPWNGNTLVGTTDEEATLEDHPTVKKKDVNYLLKHVNNYFDMKITEKDIKSKWSGLRPLVKDPNKSDTAKLSRDHVIEASPSGLLTIGGGKWTTYRKMAQDLVDKAIEYARLTPHSYCYTDRIFVDGYDPVNEDLKKQSSYNFLDKKEFDFLYKRYGSNLNKILELNNGQLNMLYEDYPIFEEEIKYQIREEFAARAEDVIIRRTMLALVDINGAKEIAEKVVEIMSEELNWSKRRKEEEQKILEDRLNISI